Within the Alteromonas sp. M12 genome, the region GTTATTACCGGTGATGCAGATGTTGGCAATGCCATTTCAGCTCATCCAGACATCAATAAAATAGTATTCACTGGTTCTACACCTACAGGTAAAAAAATAATGAGTTTAGCTTCTAGCAACCTAAAGCGTTTAACGCTGGAATTAGGGGGCAATGACGCCGGTATTGTTTTACCTGACGTGGATGTTAACGCTATTGCGCATAACTTGTTTTTGTCCTGTTTCCACAATAATGGTCAAACCTGTGCCTGTCTAAAACGTCTATATGTGCATGAATCTATTTACGAAGATGTTTGCAATGCACTAGTTGAGCTGGCTAATAAGGTGAAAGTTGGTAACGGCATGGAAGAAGGGATTGAATTTGGTCCTGTACAAAATAAAGCACAATTAGATAAAGTGATTGAGCTTACCGAAGATGCCATTGCCAATGGCGCCACACTTTTGGCTGGTGGCAAGGTAAGAGAAGGAGAGGGGTACTTTTTCCCACCTACCATTATTGCTGATATATCTAATGGTTCTCGTTTAGTTGATGAAGAACAATTTGGACCAGTGATCCCCGTTATTAAGTATTCAAATATTGATGAGGCGATCAAAATGGCCAACGATAATCAATTTGGTCTTGGTGGCTCAATTTGGTCATCTGACACTGAATTAGCCCATTCTCTTGCATCACGCTTGGAGACTGGTTCGGTATGGATTAACGAACACGGCAACGTTCAACCTGATGCTCCTTTTGGTGGTGTCAAACAATCGGGTCTTGGAGTTGAATTTGGCCAGTTGGGGCTAGAAGAGTACACATCAGTGCAAACCATAAAAGTGAGTAAACTCTAGGCATCGCCTAAAGCACAACACAGTCATTTAATAGTCGTTGTAAGGATAGCTTAAGTTTCTTAGGCTATCCTTATTCTGTTGCCTATCGGCATTTTATCCAGTATTCCATTACCCGCAGAAATAAGGGTCGTTACAATCTTATCCCTTAGACTTATTCAAAGTGTCTGAGGGCCGTTCGCCAAATCGTAATTTATAATAATGAGCGAATCTGCCTAAATGGTTAAAACCATATTTTATGGCTACATCAGTCACATTTACATCCTGATCCGAAGAGCGTAATACCTCATGTACCGCTAATAATTTTTGTCCACGTACATATTTCATCGGTGACTGTCCAATGAAATGGCTAAAATGTTTGTTCAAGGTAGAGGGCACAACCCCAGTCACCATGGCCAGTTGTTCAAGAGAAATATCAAGATGGATGTTGTCGTGTATGTAGTCTCTAGCACGTTTGACTGACCTTGGTGTCACGTTATCGCTCCCACCGCGCAATCTATCCCGATAGTTATGATGCGGCAGTTGCAGTAACATTAAACATAGGGTGTCTTCAATTTGCTGTAATAAGGGAGCAGCAACCATAGGGGACAGCGGAAGTTCTAACTGACGTCTGGCAAAATTGACGGCATTCATCCAACTTTTACCTTCATATGTATTTAGATCAAATTTAGCATCAAAGATTAATGGCGCTTGCAGTTCATGACCTAATAATTGAGTCAGTGTTTGTTCGACTTTTTGCTTGTCTAATCGAACAGTAAAGAAGCTACAATCATTTGACCAACGCATGTTCATGGCTTGGTTTGGTGACACAACACTGGCAATACCTGGTTGAACAAGGGTTTTCTGGTCTTTCACCGCTACCTCAGCACGGCCTTGCCACGGAACTTGAATGAGAAAACAACTGCCTAATTGCTCAGTTTTAATGGTGACTGCGGTACCATAGGTAATATAGACAAGTGCTGAATGTGCAAATTTAGCCTCATTAACTTGCGCTGAAAATGAACCAGCATTGCCTAATAGCTCAAACTGGTGAGGACAAAAAATATTAGTCACATCTCTTAGGGTTTCATCTACATTTTTCGACGAAAACCGAGAAAACTGATTCAAGGGCAAAATTGGCTTCATATGTTTTCTTCTTTTATTCGTCCTGTTTTTTTTACGCCATTGTTTCTTTGCTGTCAATTGTTATCAAAATCGGATAGTTGAGCGCGAATTGGGATAGTGGGTAGTAAATTAATCATTTACTGTTTTGCTACTAATAATAAGAATCTCATTTAAAGGGGCCTATATGAGTAGCGTATTACTTAAAAAATACTCATCAACAATAAAAATATGTTTACTAATGATCAGCACTATTAGCATTTACGGTTGCGATAGTCCAAAACAAGAAATTCAACCAACACCCCAGCGCAAAGCAGAGTCTCAAAGTCAGTTAACGGTTGGGTTAACAGATGAGAGATTAGTCAATGCCGATTCTGAACCACAGAATTGGTTGTCCCATGGCGGCACCTACAAAGAACAACGTTACAGTTCTTTAGCCGAGATAAACCTTAACAATATTGCGAAACTAGGTTTGCAATGGGATTTTGATCTAGAGGGAACACGCGGTTTAGAAGCCACCCCCATAGTTGTCGATGGCGTTATGTATATTACCGGAAACTGGAGTCGTATATACGCTCTAGATGCTAAAACTGGTAGTTTATTGTGGAAATATGACCCTAAAGTGCCACCTGAGTGGGCAGTAAACTTATGTTGTGACGTGGTTAATCGTGGCGTAGCAGTATATGGTGATAAAGTTTACGCGGGCACACTTGATGGCAGGCTTGTGGCGGTAAATGCCAAAGACGGAACGCTTGTTTGGGAAGTACAAACCACGCCAACCGACATACCTTACTCCATTACTGGAGCTCCTCGAGTAGTGAAAGGCAATGTTATTATTGGCAATGGTGGTGGCGAGTTTGGCGTACGTGGATTTGTGTCGGCCTATGACGCACAAACGGGTGCACAGAATTGGCGATTCTACACTGTGCCCGGTGATCCAGCGAAGCCATTTGAAAACCCTATTTTAGAAATGGCGGCAAAAACCTGGACAGGTGAATGGTGGAAGCTAGGTGGTGGCGGAACAGTTTGGGATTCAATGTCGTATGATCCTGAACTCGATTTACTGTACATAGGTGTAGGTAATGGCTCTCCTTGGAATCAAAATATTCGCAGTCCACAAGGAGGCGATAATCTTTTTCTATCGTCGATAGTCGCGGTTCGTCCAGACACCGGAGAGTATGTTTGGCACTACCAAACAACACCTGGTGACAGTTGGGATTACACCGCAGCACAACAAATGGTATTGGCTGATATAGAAATTGAAGGCAAATTACGTAAAGTGATTATGCAAGCGCCTAAAAATGGCTTTTTCTATGTATTGGATCGGCAAACCGGTGAGCTGTTGTCTGCAGAGCCTTTTGTTAACGTCAGTTGGGCAACCCACGTCGATAAGGAAACAGGAAGGCCGGCAGTGGTGGAAGGTGCTCACTATAAACAACAAAACTTTATGGGCTTACCAAGTCCATTTGGTGGACATAGCTGGCATTCGATGAGTTACAGTCCTGATACGGGGTTAGTGTACATTCCAGCCATGGATCTGCCGTTTAATTTTCAAAGCGATCCAAATTTTCAGCATAATCCTATTGGGGTGAACCTTGGTATTGATGGGGTCGCCGGAGCAATGCCAGAGGACGTGAATATTCGCAAAGCCATTAAAGCCATGTTAAAGGGCTATTTATTGGCGTGGGATCCGGTTAAACAACAAGCTGCTTGGTCTGTTGAGCATACCGTTTCTTGGAATGGTGGCGCGTTGTCTACAGCGGGTGGGTTACTATTTCAAGGTAACGGAATAGGCAATTTTAATGCGTACAATGCCAAAACTGGTGAACAGTTATGGTCGTTCAATGCACAAACCGGGATTGTTGCAGCACCCGTCACCTACGCAATAGACGGCCAACAATATGTTGCGATATTGGCAG harbors:
- a CDS encoding aldehyde dehydrogenase family protein, whose protein sequence is MQQFNMTINGKSYTSGKTFDVINPALGVPFATCALGDESTVNEAVVAAKNAFPSWSQLPEEARIEKMNALVGLLESHMPEIMALITQENGKPFNGFGGIGSGMEVGGSMAWIQATCSFSSPLQVIQDNDEARIEVHRKPLGVVASITPWNWPLLIAIWHVIPALKTGNTVIIKPSPLTPVATMRFVELANTVLPPGVLNVITGDADVGNAISAHPDINKIVFTGSTPTGKKIMSLASSNLKRLTLELGGNDAGIVLPDVDVNAIAHNLFLSCFHNNGQTCACLKRLYVHESIYEDVCNALVELANKVKVGNGMEEGIEFGPVQNKAQLDKVIELTEDAIANGATLLAGGKVREGEGYFFPPTIIADISNGSRLVDEEQFGPVIPVIKYSNIDEAIKMANDNQFGLGGSIWSSDTELAHSLASRLETGSVWINEHGNVQPDAPFGGVKQSGLGVEFGQLGLEEYTSVQTIKVSKL
- a CDS encoding AraC family transcriptional regulator, producing MKPILPLNQFSRFSSKNVDETLRDVTNIFCPHQFELLGNAGSFSAQVNEAKFAHSALVYITYGTAVTIKTEQLGSCFLIQVPWQGRAEVAVKDQKTLVQPGIASVVSPNQAMNMRWSNDCSFFTVRLDKQKVEQTLTQLLGHELQAPLIFDAKFDLNTYEGKSWMNAVNFARRQLELPLSPMVAAPLLQQIEDTLCLMLLQLPHHNYRDRLRGGSDNVTPRSVKRARDYIHDNIHLDISLEQLAMVTGVVPSTLNKHFSHFIGQSPMKYVRGQKLLAVHEVLRSSDQDVNVTDVAIKYGFNHLGRFAHYYKLRFGERPSDTLNKSKG
- a CDS encoding PQQ-dependent dehydrogenase, methanol/ethanol family produces the protein MSSVLLKKYSSTIKICLLMISTISIYGCDSPKQEIQPTPQRKAESQSQLTVGLTDERLVNADSEPQNWLSHGGTYKEQRYSSLAEINLNNIAKLGLQWDFDLEGTRGLEATPIVVDGVMYITGNWSRIYALDAKTGSLLWKYDPKVPPEWAVNLCCDVVNRGVAVYGDKVYAGTLDGRLVAVNAKDGTLVWEVQTTPTDIPYSITGAPRVVKGNVIIGNGGGEFGVRGFVSAYDAQTGAQNWRFYTVPGDPAKPFENPILEMAAKTWTGEWWKLGGGGTVWDSMSYDPELDLLYIGVGNGSPWNQNIRSPQGGDNLFLSSIVAVRPDTGEYVWHYQTTPGDSWDYTAAQQMVLADIEIEGKLRKVIMQAPKNGFFYVLDRQTGELLSAEPFVNVSWATHVDKETGRPAVVEGAHYKQQNFMGLPSPFGGHSWHSMSYSPDTGLVYIPAMDLPFNFQSDPNFQHNPIGVNLGIDGVAGAMPEDVNIRKAIKAMLKGYLLAWDPVKQQAAWSVEHTVSWNGGALSTAGGLLFQGNGIGNFNAYNAKTGEQLWSFNAQTGIVAAPVTYAIDGQQYVAILAGWGGIMPLLLGEAVADSAANKVNRVLVFKLEGDQQLPPLTVVKRELNPPPQTASKDIVDHGRATYQQFCFNCHGDTVVSGGVLPDLRYSPFNLNKEAWKSVVLGGALSSKGMVSFKQVLEESDAEAIRAYVIKRAHDKLAEESVN